The Panicum hallii strain FIL2 chromosome 9, PHallii_v3.1, whole genome shotgun sequence genome has a window encoding:
- the LOC112877369 gene encoding uncharacterized protein LOC112877369 codes for MEQPEIKFCSPEMEQTGLFWAPVQQEEQGLDGHLGDLQFSLASGTACELQMENYQAQDDDALFVLQLLEEADLDEWLSGGLHQSPLQDTVSHHKMEGRKSGRRGMRKRRISPWDTFIFGGTTLGRNRKYITRKNNSRWTGKEVKLLVQGVSKFGVGRWSEMKKKYFKTSVRTSVNLKDKWRNLLRAYQENVQKYTLLDLEPPLVEQIRKLAAKHPYPKQRHNWYI; via the exons ATGGAGCAGCCGGAGATTAAGTTTTGTTCGCCGGAGATGGAGCAGACGGGGCTGTTTTGGGCGCCGGTGCAGCAAGAGGAGCAGGGACTGGATGGCCACCTCGGCGATCTGCAGTTCAGCCTCGCGAGCGGCACTGCCTGCGAACTCCAG ATGGAGAATTATCAAGCGCAAGATGATGATGCCCTGTTCGTCCTACAACTTCTGGAAGAGGCAGACCTGGATGAATGGTTATCAG GTGGTTTACATCAATCTCCTTTACAGGACACAGTGAGCCATCATAAG ATGGAAGGTAGAAAAAGTGGTCGAAGAGGAATGCGTAAGAGAAGGATATCTCCATGG GACACATTCATCTTCGGAGGAACAACTTTAGGAAGGAACAGAAAATACATAACTAGAAAAAACAATAGCCGTTGGACAGGTAAAGAAGTGAAATTACTGGTACAGGGTGTATCTAAATTTGGAGTTGGACGATGGAGTGAGATGAAGAAGAAATATTTCAAAACATCAGTTAGGACATCAGTAAACCTTAAG GACAAGTGGCGAAATTTGTTGAGAGCTTACCAG GAAAATGTACAAAAATATACGCTGCTGGATCTGGAGCCACCATTGGTCGAACAGATCAGGAAGCTGGCAGCCAAACATCCATATCCGAAACAAAGGCACA ATTGGTACATTTAG